TTCACCAGGGCGTCGCGGACCTCGGCCTCCATCACGCCGCCGGTCACGAGGGACTCGGGCGACTCGTGCACGACAAACGCCGGATCCTGTCCCTCGATCTCGTCGACCGTGGGCACCGTCCGTGTGGTGGCGCGGTAGCGGTCGATATGCGCGTTGTGAAGGATGCGGAACAGCCACGCCTTCGGATTGGTCCCGTCGCGGTACGTGTGCAGCGAGCGCCAGGCCCGCAGGAACGTTTCCTGCACCAGGTCCTCCGCATCTTGTGACCGGCTCGTCAGCCGCAGGGCCGTCCGGTACAGCGCGTCCAAATGCGTCTTGACCATCTCTTCGAGAAGCGCCGCCTCCGGAGAAATTCGCGTGTCCGGAATGGACGGCGCCGGATTGCCGAGCCGGCGGTCCTGCGGCAGGACCGTGCGGACCGACTCCGTTGACGTTGTCTCGGTTTCCCGTACGTGTTCCACGTTTGTCACCTGCTCTCGAGAAGTTCCAAAGTCGCCCACGCCGCCCGCACCGGCCCGCCGTGGCCGTACGTCTTGCTGAGCAGCACGGCGCCTTCCACCTGGCTGACCAAGGCGGTCGCCACACGTTCGACATCGAGGTCCGGCCGAAACTCGCCGCGGCCGATGCCATCGCGGAGGCACGTCACGACCGTCGCCTCCCAGTGGCGGAACAGTCCGCTCAACCGCTCCCGAAATTTCGGATGGTCGCCGGCCAGTTCCGCGGCAAGGTTGCCGAAGGGACATCCTCGCCGGTACGCGTCGGCTTCGAGGCCGTTTAGGACCGCGGCAAAGAAGCGCTCGAGGCGCCGCCGGGCCGGCAGCTCCGCGTCGCGCAGGGTTCCTTCGATGACGTCGGAGTCAAACCGCGCCACCAGCCAATCCACGACCGCGAGCCCGAGCTCTTCCTTGCTCGCGAAGTGATAATAGAGGTTACTGCGGCACACCCCGCTCGAGGCCACGATATCGTCGAGCGACGTCGGCTGGAACCCACGCTGGTGAAACAGCCGCGCCGCCGCATCGAGGATCTTGTCCCGGTTGCTGCACTCCCGCTTCATCGTCTCCTCTGCCAAGCCGCCGCCAAACCGTCTTTGCCCTAGGATTATCCAGTACTAGGACTGGATCGTCCTAATGTTACTCGCGGAGGTCAAGAATGTCAAGAATCCGAAGTGCCTCAAAAT
This genomic interval from bacterium contains the following:
- a CDS encoding TetR family transcriptional regulator C-terminal domain-containing protein, producing MKRECSNRDKILDAAARLFHQRGFQPTSLDDIVASSGVCRSNLYYHFASKEELGLAVVDWLVARFDSDVIEGTLRDAELPARRRLERFFAAVLNGLEADAYRRGCPFGNLAAELAGDHPKFRERLSGLFRHWEATVVTCLRDGIGRGEFRPDLDVERVATALVSQVEGAVLLSKTYGHGGPVRAAWATLELLESR
- a CDS encoding sigma-70 family RNA polymerase sigma factor; the encoded protein is MEHVRETETTSTESVRTVLPQDRRLGNPAPSIPDTRISPEAALLEEMVKTHLDALYRTALRLTSRSQDAEDLVQETFLRAWRSLHTYRDGTNPKAWLFRILHNAHIDRYRATTRTVPTVDEIEGQDPAFVVHESPESLVTGGVMEAEVRDALVNLPDVFRECVVLADLEGFSYQEIADTLGIPRGTVMSRLFRGRRAMRKALAEYGRTHGYARAN